One Glycine max cultivar Williams 82 chromosome 3, Glycine_max_v4.0, whole genome shotgun sequence DNA window includes the following coding sequences:
- the LOC100527258 gene encoding Thioredoxin H9-like translates to MGNCLRKAQADDDSDHNVEFASGNVQVITTKESWDQKLEQARRDSKIVIANFSATWCGPCKMIAPYYCELSEKYPSIMFLLVDVDELADFSTLWDIKATPTFFFLKDGKEVDKLVGANKPELEKKIVVINDAVPHKQ, encoded by the exons ATGGGGAATTGTTTGCGTAAG GCTCAAGCGGATGATGATTCTGATCATAATGTGGAGTTTGCTTCTGGGAATGTGCAAGTTATTACTACCAAAGAATCTTGGGACCAAAAGTTGGAACAAGCGAGGAGGGACAGTAAAATT GTTATTGCAAATTTCAGTGCCACATGGTGTGGTCCTTGTAAGATGATTGCACCATATTATTGCGAGTTGTCCGAGAAATACCCATCTATCATGTTCTTATTAGTCGATGTGGATGAACTAGCT GACTTCAGCACTTTATGGGACATCAAAGCCACACcaactttcttctttcttaaagATGGAAAAGAGGTTGACAAACTTGTAGGAGCCAACAAGCCAGAGCTGGAGAAGAAGATTGTTGTGATTAATGATGCAGTGCCTCATAAGCAATAG
- the LOC100527258 gene encoding thioredoxin H9-like isoform X1, translating into MVFCLQHLEPILLHLQFAFLDCIAQADDDSDHNVEFASGNVQVITTKESWDQKLEQARRDSKIVIANFSATWCGPCKMIAPYYCELSEKYPSIMFLLVDVDELADFSTLWDIKATPTFFFLKDGKEVDKLVGANKPELEKKIVVINDAVPHKQ; encoded by the exons ATGGTCTTTTGCTTGCAACATCTAGAACCTATACTTTTACATCTTCAGTTTGCCTTCCTGGACTGCATT GCTCAAGCGGATGATGATTCTGATCATAATGTGGAGTTTGCTTCTGGGAATGTGCAAGTTATTACTACCAAAGAATCTTGGGACCAAAAGTTGGAACAAGCGAGGAGGGACAGTAAAATT GTTATTGCAAATTTCAGTGCCACATGGTGTGGTCCTTGTAAGATGATTGCACCATATTATTGCGAGTTGTCCGAGAAATACCCATCTATCATGTTCTTATTAGTCGATGTGGATGAACTAGCT GACTTCAGCACTTTATGGGACATCAAAGCCACACcaactttcttctttcttaaagATGGAAAAGAGGTTGACAAACTTGTAGGAGCCAACAAGCCAGAGCTGGAGAAGAAGATTGTTGTGATTAATGATGCAGTGCCTCATAAGCAATAG